The following are from one region of the Simiduia agarivorans SA1 = DSM 21679 genome:
- a CDS encoding tetratricopeptide repeat protein, protein MKYANLKPLACAIALSGTLLLPACSFLDDELVDDSPKLEQLEPARIPEVKPIVADAELDKVQARYHSALEVAEDESIRRDIHERLAELAMLRAEQKLLEGTEDPAPYFAEVINQYQALLAYPMDEHYKPEARQEAIYQLAKAYALTGAVEESTQTLTQLTEAHPDAEFVAEAQFRRAEAAFSRGDYVEAADGYQAVIDFGPATPYFVNANYMRGWAMFKRGWYPQSLDSFTAVLDLLLPEGAKADSLTASNKNLLDDSLRIMAVTFSYLDGPDTIEQTYADIGKRHYHHLLYEKLGELYLEKERYRDSADTYGHYVAHNALNEYSPGFSVRQIEVYGLGNFPSLILPAKETFVRNYGFTSAFWTGLSEEQRQPIKTYLHTYLDELASYEHSSAQEVSTDLAKLDTDKAVKPEDREKVRAELVAKRARHYEQAALWYSEFISTFPEDPKTSEMAFLMGEALYEAGKMEQAFAAFESVAYQYKDPARGAEAGYSALLAADRVLDSELLTVDDRAAWTELKIASSLRFADTFATDSRAVAVLTQAANELIKQGRPLEAIPAATRVTQWQPEANQDLRKTAWLILGQSYYDTEQYQQAEVAYTEVLNLLPKNDPQREDITTRIAASVYKSSEQLLAAGSVAAAVDQLVRVQALAPNSEIAISAQYDAANHLMALERYDEAEQLLLDFRKRYPDNKLTATITPKMIVIYEKQSRWSLAADELLKQARASGDPVLQQQSLYVAAEYYEKDGDQDQAINFYREYAHNYPEPFGQNLEAQYRLSELYREAGNVQNRDYWLRKIIETDRTAGEQRSDRSITLAAMATSVRADDFYQEFQRIPLKLPLKQSLQKKKKALQDTLGMYERLMKYGVAEYTTQASHRIGAIYSQLSRDLMDSQRPKGLDELELEQYEILLEEQAFPFEEQAIEIFEANAQRSWTGTYDDWVKESFKELERLLPARYRKPEAVEEYSNALR, encoded by the coding sequence ATGAAGTACGCAAACCTGAAACCGCTCGCCTGCGCCATTGCGCTATCCGGCACTCTGCTGTTACCGGCCTGTTCGTTTCTGGACGATGAGCTGGTTGACGACAGCCCGAAACTCGAACAGCTTGAACCCGCGCGCATTCCCGAGGTCAAGCCGATTGTCGCCGACGCCGAGTTGGACAAAGTGCAGGCGCGCTACCATTCCGCTCTGGAAGTGGCCGAAGACGAATCCATTCGCCGCGACATTCACGAGCGCCTGGCAGAATTGGCGATGCTGCGCGCCGAACAAAAGTTGCTGGAGGGCACGGAAGACCCGGCGCCTTATTTCGCGGAAGTGATTAACCAGTACCAGGCACTCCTGGCTTATCCGATGGATGAGCATTACAAGCCAGAAGCGCGTCAGGAAGCCATCTACCAATTGGCCAAGGCCTATGCTCTGACCGGCGCCGTGGAAGAGTCCACACAAACACTGACCCAACTGACCGAAGCACATCCGGACGCGGAATTTGTTGCCGAGGCGCAATTCCGCCGCGCCGAAGCGGCGTTCAGTCGTGGCGATTACGTGGAAGCGGCCGACGGCTATCAGGCAGTGATCGATTTCGGTCCGGCCACACCCTATTTCGTCAACGCCAACTACATGCGCGGCTGGGCCATGTTCAAGCGGGGATGGTATCCGCAGTCGTTGGATTCGTTTACTGCGGTTCTGGATTTGTTACTGCCGGAAGGCGCCAAAGCAGACAGCCTGACAGCATCCAACAAAAACCTGCTGGATGATTCTTTGCGGATCATGGCGGTGACCTTCTCCTACCTGGACGGCCCCGACACTATCGAGCAAACCTACGCGGATATCGGTAAACGCCATTACCATCATTTACTGTACGAAAAACTGGGCGAACTCTACCTGGAAAAAGAGCGCTACCGCGACAGCGCCGATACCTACGGGCACTACGTGGCGCACAATGCGCTGAACGAATATTCCCCCGGATTTTCAGTGCGCCAGATCGAAGTGTACGGCCTTGGTAATTTCCCTTCGCTGATCCTGCCGGCGAAAGAAACCTTTGTGCGCAACTACGGTTTTACCAGTGCCTTCTGGACCGGATTGAGCGAGGAACAGCGCCAGCCGATCAAAACCTACCTGCATACCTATCTGGATGAACTGGCCAGCTACGAGCACAGCAGCGCCCAGGAGGTCAGCACCGATCTCGCCAAACTGGACACGGATAAAGCCGTCAAACCGGAAGACCGGGAAAAAGTGCGTGCGGAACTGGTGGCCAAACGCGCCCGCCACTATGAGCAGGCCGCGCTCTGGTATTCTGAATTTATCAGCACCTTCCCGGAAGATCCGAAAACCTCCGAGATGGCGTTCCTGATGGGCGAAGCCCTGTACGAGGCCGGCAAGATGGAGCAGGCGTTTGCTGCGTTTGAATCCGTTGCCTACCAATACAAAGATCCTGCCCGTGGTGCGGAAGCCGGCTACAGTGCACTGCTGGCCGCCGACCGTGTGCTCGACAGCGAACTGCTGACTGTGGATGACCGGGCCGCGTGGACAGAATTAAAAATCGCCAGCAGCCTGCGCTTCGCCGATACCTTTGCCACCGACAGCCGGGCGGTGGCCGTGCTCACCCAGGCCGCTAACGAACTGATCAAGCAGGGCCGTCCGTTGGAAGCGATTCCGGCAGCGACCCGGGTAACCCAGTGGCAGCCGGAAGCCAACCAGGACCTGCGCAAAACCGCGTGGCTGATTCTGGGCCAAAGCTATTACGACACGGAGCAGTACCAGCAGGCTGAAGTCGCCTATACCGAAGTGCTGAATCTGCTGCCGAAAAACGATCCGCAGCGGGAAGATATCACCACCCGTATCGCGGCCAGCGTGTACAAATCATCCGAGCAGTTGCTGGCGGCGGGTTCGGTGGCGGCGGCCGTGGATCAGCTGGTGCGGGTCCAGGCCCTGGCGCCCAACAGCGAAATTGCCATCAGCGCCCAGTACGACGCGGCCAACCATCTGATGGCGCTGGAGCGCTACGATGAAGCCGAGCAGTTGTTGCTGGATTTCCGCAAGCGTTATCCGGATAACAAACTGACCGCCACCATCACGCCAAAAATGATCGTGATTTACGAGAAGCAGTCGCGCTGGTCGCTGGCCGCAGATGAGTTGCTCAAGCAGGCGCGTGCCAGTGGCGACCCGGTATTGCAGCAACAAAGTCTGTATGTGGCCGCGGAGTATTATGAAAAAGATGGCGATCAGGATCAGGCGATTAATTTTTACCGCGAGTACGCCCACAATTACCCTGAGCCCTTCGGCCAGAATCTGGAAGCGCAATACCGGTTGAGCGAACTCTACCGCGAAGCGGGTAATGTCCAGAACCGCGACTACTGGCTGCGAAAAATCATCGAGACCGATCGCACAGCCGGTGAACAGCGGAGTGACCGTTCCATTACCCTGGCGGCCATGGCCACCAGCGTGCGCGCCGACGATTTCTACCAGGAGTTCCAGCGTATTCCGCTGAAGCTGCCGCTCAAACAATCGCTGCAGAAAAAGAAAAAAGCCCTGCAGGACACGCTGGGTATGTATGAACGATTGATGAAATACGGCGTGGCCGAATACACCACCCAGGCCAGTCACCGCATCGGTGCGATTTACTCGCAACTGTCGCGCGATCTGATGGATTCACAAAGACCCAAGGGCCTGGATGAACTGGAATTGGAGCAATACGAAATTCTGTTGGAAGAGCAGGCGTTCCCGTTTGAAGAACAGGCCATCGAAATTTTTGAAGCCAACGCCCAGCGCAGTTGGACCGGCACCTATGACGATTGGGTCAAAGAGAGCTTCAAAGAACTGGAGCGTTTGCTGCCGGCGCGTTATCGCAAGCCCGAAGCCGTGGAGGAATACAGCAATGCGTTGCGTTAA
- the gspM gene encoding type II secretion system protein GspM, with protein MKLPESVTQSLYARPLREQALLAVGGLAIAILVTWVAIIKPVNGMRDKAERQLEATRLVFAEVDQLASRLEAERKGGKSSRPSGSMTELIDNSLRKHGLTIRGIQPGQQGEMCAAGSGAHASGVALVA; from the coding sequence ATGAAACTGCCCGAATCCGTTACCCAGTCTCTCTACGCCCGCCCGCTGCGCGAACAGGCGCTGCTGGCCGTGGGCGGTCTGGCCATTGCAATCCTGGTGACCTGGGTGGCCATCATCAAACCGGTCAATGGCATGCGCGATAAGGCCGAGCGCCAACTGGAGGCGACCCGTCTGGTGTTTGCCGAAGTGGACCAATTGGCGTCGCGTCTGGAAGCCGAGCGCAAGGGTGGCAAATCCAGCCGGCCCAGCGGCTCCATGACCGAGCTGATCGATAACAGTCTGCGCAAACACGGCCTCACCATCCGGGGCATTCAGCCCGGTCAGCAAGGCGAAATGTGTGCGGCTGGAAGCGGCGCCCACGCCAGCGGTGTGGCGCTGGTTGCATGA
- the gspN gene encoding type II secretion system protein N translates to MVYFRWILLALLLLPAWLLVTAPATLVAQAAAAGGLQLSGLHGSLWTGSAESARLQLAPVRGRALVFDLGELDWRLEPMSLLGLNACARISASLSSQQFQGRVCAGLGGETRISDLRLNVPANFVRLMAPIEANGKLMLALDELSLSGNRITGLSGSGRIENLSVLMGRDWQSFGNLNLAVGVAGDKTPLFTADIISDDKAIQWFASAPEITLTHAGPDMLLSTQLQLSESYRLQWENMLGMAGFEARDGGFVMDVKLP, encoded by the coding sequence ATGGTGTATTTTCGTTGGATACTGCTTGCCCTGTTACTCCTGCCTGCGTGGTTGTTGGTGACTGCACCGGCCACTTTGGTGGCGCAAGCGGCGGCGGCCGGTGGCCTGCAATTGAGCGGCTTGCATGGCAGCCTGTGGACCGGTTCGGCGGAATCGGCACGGCTGCAATTGGCACCTGTGCGCGGCCGCGCGCTGGTATTTGATCTGGGTGAACTGGACTGGCGACTGGAACCCATGAGCTTGTTGGGCCTGAACGCCTGCGCCCGCATCAGCGCCAGTCTCAGCAGCCAACAATTCCAGGGCCGGGTATGCGCGGGCCTGGGCGGTGAGACCCGCATTTCCGATCTGCGTCTCAACGTGCCCGCTAATTTTGTTCGTTTAATGGCGCCCATTGAGGCCAACGGCAAATTGATGCTGGCGCTGGATGAACTCTCACTCTCGGGCAACCGAATCACCGGCCTCAGTGGCAGCGGCCGGATTGAGAACCTCAGCGTGTTGATGGGGCGCGACTGGCAAAGCTTCGGTAACCTCAATCTGGCCGTCGGGGTGGCCGGTGACAAGACTCCCCTGTTTACCGCCGATATCATCAGCGATGACAAGGCGATCCAATGGTTTGCCAGCGCACCCGAGATCACGCTTACCCATGCGGGCCCCGACATGTTGCTGAGCACGCAGCTGCAATTGTCCGAATCCTATCGCCTGCAGTGGGAAAACATGCTCGGCATGGCCGGGTTTGAAGCCCGCGACGGCGGCTTTGTGATGGATGTGAAACTGCCGTGA
- the gspL gene encoding type II secretion system protein GspL, which produces MTTDTLVNESMAAEPAAAQSLDGVYCRLVAAATEESPAVYRWRQRREGHWLAEGEDTLDAIVQAVDDPLARWVLVLPGDQVITRRLSLAENERRFYKKLAPYQLEEDIIDDVDELHFVYGELGDDWVNLAYTRRDQLADALAAFHARELAVTHIVSDADLLPATQPGIWTLYSDGQQLAYRLAPQLFGSVRISYARAFFASAARASKPEQIRLLAAEGEAMDQLLELLPEGLADKVAFKSLLAEPLAADEAQVMNLAVAPFFPRMPLARWFERIKLPLIAAAAAVVLHLGLTLTEWQLLRGQTEDLKTAITERYRAAVPNGAISDPLKQLRNQVSRLGNQSSGSNALFILSQSVPVLVEQPGVEVKNLQFLNDAQELRLTVQAPALSDIEAMSNQLKTKGFGAEVLSVNVNQGVHQARMKVTRR; this is translated from the coding sequence ATGACCACAGACACTCTGGTAAATGAGTCGATGGCCGCGGAGCCCGCCGCCGCGCAATCCCTGGATGGCGTTTATTGCCGGCTGGTTGCCGCTGCCACGGAAGAAAGCCCCGCCGTTTACCGCTGGCGCCAGCGCCGCGAAGGCCACTGGCTGGCCGAAGGTGAAGACACGCTCGATGCCATTGTGCAGGCAGTGGATGATCCGCTGGCGCGCTGGGTGTTGGTTTTGCCGGGCGATCAGGTGATTACCCGCCGATTGTCGCTGGCGGAAAACGAGCGTCGGTTTTACAAAAAGCTCGCGCCCTACCAGCTGGAAGAAGACATCATTGACGATGTGGACGAGCTGCATTTCGTCTACGGTGAGCTCGGCGATGACTGGGTGAATCTGGCCTATACCCGGCGCGATCAACTCGCTGACGCATTGGCCGCGTTTCACGCGCGCGAGTTGGCGGTCACCCACATTGTCAGCGATGCCGATCTGTTGCCGGCGACCCAGCCGGGCATCTGGACGCTGTACAGCGATGGTCAGCAACTGGCTTACCGTCTGGCACCGCAATTGTTCGGCAGTGTGCGGATCAGCTATGCCCGCGCCTTCTTCGCCAGCGCGGCGCGCGCAAGCAAACCCGAGCAGATCCGTTTACTGGCCGCAGAGGGCGAGGCGATGGATCAATTACTCGAGCTTTTGCCCGAAGGACTGGCTGACAAGGTCGCATTCAAATCCCTGTTGGCAGAGCCCCTGGCGGCGGATGAGGCGCAGGTGATGAATCTGGCGGTGGCGCCTTTCTTTCCCCGTATGCCCCTGGCACGCTGGTTTGAACGAATCAAACTGCCCCTCATCGCAGCCGCCGCTGCGGTGGTGCTGCATCTGGGCCTGACCCTGACCGAATGGCAATTGCTGCGCGGCCAGACCGAGGACCTGAAGACCGCCATTACCGAACGCTACCGCGCGGCGGTGCCCAATGGCGCCATCAGTGATCCGCTCAAGCAGTTGCGCAACCAGGTGTCGCGCCTCGGCAATCAGTCCAGCGGCAGCAATGCGCTGTTTATCCTGTCCCAGTCGGTGCCGGTGCTGGTGGAACAGCCGGGCGTAGAAGTGAAGAACCTGCAATTTCTGAACGACGCACAGGAATTGCGGCTCACGGTGCAGGCGCCGGCGCTGTCCGACATTGAAGCCATGAGCAATCAACTGAAAACCAAAGGCTTCGGCGCCGAGGTGCTGTCTGTCAATGTGAACCAGGGCGTGCATCAGGCCCGCATGAAGGTGACCCGGCGATGA
- a CDS encoding FAD:protein FMN transferase, producing the protein MNVCLRLCAALLLVGAAAVRADWHYQTGQAMGTEIIVQLWHEDPAQAELAALEVLAEMRRIDQWLSPWIDTSELYKVNQTAAQAPVPISAPLFKILDKAAYMSRLSEGAFDITFASVGYRYDYRQGKAPTDAEREALLPAIDYRLVVLDKTARTVQFIHPNVRIDLGGIAKGYAVDSAIALLAAKGIAHASVSAGGDSRILGDKRGRPWMVGIKNPRDEQQLALRLPLTDTAMSTSGDYERFFFDPVTGEREHHIINPRTGKASQGVMSATVLGPSGFDTDPLSTTVFILGAERGLALIDRLPGFDAIVIDATGQVHYSRGLAAPE; encoded by the coding sequence GTGAACGTCTGCCTGCGCCTGTGCGCTGCGCTGCTGCTAGTGGGCGCGGCGGCCGTCCGAGCCGACTGGCACTACCAGACCGGCCAGGCCATGGGCACAGAAATCATCGTGCAGCTCTGGCACGAAGACCCGGCCCAGGCCGAGCTGGCCGCCCTGGAGGTGTTGGCCGAGATGCGCCGCATCGACCAATGGCTGAGCCCCTGGATCGACACCAGCGAGTTGTACAAGGTCAACCAAACTGCGGCCCAGGCGCCAGTGCCCATTTCGGCGCCGCTGTTCAAGATACTGGATAAAGCGGCCTACATGAGCCGGCTGTCGGAAGGTGCCTTCGATATTACATTTGCCTCGGTGGGCTACCGCTACGATTACCGGCAAGGTAAAGCGCCGACCGATGCAGAACGCGAGGCCTTGTTGCCGGCGATTGACTACCGGCTGGTGGTATTGGACAAGACCGCCCGGACGGTGCAATTCATCCACCCCAATGTGCGTATCGACCTGGGCGGGATTGCCAAAGGCTATGCGGTCGACAGCGCCATCGCCCTGTTGGCTGCAAAAGGCATTGCCCATGCGTCTGTCAGCGCCGGCGGTGACAGCCGCATTCTGGGCGACAAACGCGGCCGGCCCTGGATGGTGGGTATTAAAAATCCGCGCGATGAACAGCAACTGGCGCTGCGTTTGCCGTTAACCGATACCGCCATGTCCACCTCGGGCGACTATGAGCGGTTCTTTTTCGATCCGGTCACGGGCGAGCGTGAACACCACATCATTAACCCGCGCACGGGTAAGGCCAGTCAGGGCGTGATGAGTGCCACCGTGCTGGGCCCCTCGGGCTTTGATACCGACCCTTTGTCCACTACAGTATTTATCCTGGGGGCTGAGCGGGGCCTGGCCCTGATCGATCGCTTGCCCGGTTTTGACGCCATTGTGATCGACGCCACCGGACAGGTGCATTACAGCCGTGGCCTGGCAGCACCAGAATAG
- a CDS encoding tetratricopeptide repeat protein encodes MRCVKYVFALALLFLLAACSTAPKPAPEPEPEIVLPEGEPEGVIVKRSPGPNPYDATPEPDNAQVRALFDKANAAIVNKQWAKAEALLMDAIALGPNYSGLYFNLGRVYEGLTRLDDAVAQYENAIAMNGNNIYAMNALARIKRTQGKFNEAEALYKQALAVWPDHADSYKNLGILYDLYMGRLQDALEQYRQFQALQAEDDRLMTAWIVDLERRLPAEPAPAAPVESAPDSEENAE; translated from the coding sequence ATGCGTTGCGTTAAATATGTGTTCGCGCTGGCGCTCCTGTTCCTGCTGGCGGCCTGTAGCACGGCGCCTAAACCCGCGCCCGAACCCGAGCCGGAGATAGTACTGCCAGAGGGTGAACCAGAGGGCGTCATTGTCAAACGTAGCCCGGGCCCGAACCCTTACGACGCCACACCTGAACCGGACAACGCGCAGGTGCGCGCCTTGTTTGACAAAGCCAATGCCGCCATCGTCAACAAACAATGGGCCAAAGCGGAAGCCCTGTTGATGGACGCCATTGCGCTGGGGCCGAACTATTCCGGGTTGTATTTCAATCTGGGGCGCGTGTACGAGGGCCTGACCCGGCTGGATGACGCGGTCGCCCAGTATGAAAATGCCATCGCCATGAATGGCAACAACATTTACGCCATGAACGCTTTGGCCCGCATTAAACGTACGCAGGGTAAGTTCAACGAGGCGGAAGCCCTCTACAAACAGGCGTTAGCCGTGTGGCCCGACCATGCCGACAGCTATAAAAACCTGGGTATCCTGTACGACCTGTATATGGGTCGCTTGCAGGATGCGCTGGAACAGTACCGCCAGTTTCAGGCGTTGCAAGCGGAGGACGACCGGTTGATGACCGCGTGGATTGTCGATCTGGAGCGGCGTTTGCCCGCCGAGCCCGCGCCCGCTGCACCGGTGGAATCAGCGCCCGATAGCGAGGAGAATGCAGAGTGA
- a CDS encoding type II secretion system protein M: MRLEAAPTPAVWRWLHEMEAVAGVGINELTVNPTEKAGFVLVTARLAQPR, from the coding sequence GTGCGGCTGGAAGCGGCGCCCACGCCAGCGGTGTGGCGCTGGTTGCATGAAATGGAAGCGGTGGCAGGCGTTGGCATCAATGAGCTGACGGTCAATCCCACCGAGAAAGCCGGCTTTGTGTTGGTCACCGCGCGTCTCGCACAGCCCCGATAA
- a CDS encoding tetratricopeptide repeat protein, giving the protein MRTFSLRAWLLAVGLGASCTTLADEPLPSSVADLRYGVTLYEYYQSNYFGALSELMVAEARGGIQGHSDNPELIAGSIGLAFGMEQRAGDVFTRLLDASRPQAVRDTAWFYLGKLQYQQGDWAGARQSFEQVSADIDQRLTHELAVMRLQILLRNDDFKEARALYEAADNPEQWGELANYNLGVALGREGDAVAAQTYLNRVVSTPLRVNPEQQKIQRALRDRAYTASGYVHIQQGEYDKAVAQFQKVRLSGPYSDRALLGLGWAYASKQDWPNALSPWQKLANGSLQQASVLESLMAVPWAYEQLGADVDALAAYEGAEQVFMGELQKVEAIRQQLSQQLLLNSIRQSDTRGNQSWFALDLDQALQPEVAFLGEVFARNDFQTRVQAIRDLLFLQSTLADWQQKLGIYADLLVQRGQVRTEKLARMNEQGKLQQEAALRDEKSRLAAWLFSVEKNRDYLALLTDEDAIDNLEIVDGALENLAALNEDDDYEEELRQLNFYRGILLWNAQESFSANLWEQKRSLQLLDKELENLASNQMSLQKAIDEAPEILPYQQRMGLLDQRIAAESVALEQQLASEEAALRAQLDQALNDHKVRVKNYLARARLSIARLYDERLKQ; this is encoded by the coding sequence GTGCGGACGTTTTCCTTGCGCGCGTGGCTGCTGGCGGTCGGACTAGGCGCATCATGTACAACGCTGGCCGATGAGCCATTGCCCAGCAGCGTGGCCGACTTACGCTACGGCGTGACCCTGTACGAGTATTACCAGAGCAATTATTTCGGCGCCTTGAGCGAACTGATGGTGGCCGAAGCACGCGGCGGTATTCAGGGCCACAGCGACAACCCCGAATTGATTGCCGGCTCCATCGGCCTGGCATTCGGCATGGAGCAACGCGCGGGCGATGTGTTCACCCGCTTGTTGGACGCCAGCCGGCCGCAGGCCGTGCGCGATACGGCCTGGTTTTATCTGGGGAAACTGCAATATCAACAGGGTGATTGGGCCGGCGCCCGGCAGAGTTTTGAACAGGTTTCGGCCGACATCGATCAGCGGCTGACCCACGAACTGGCGGTCATGCGTTTGCAGATCCTGTTGCGCAATGACGACTTCAAAGAAGCCCGCGCCCTGTACGAAGCGGCCGATAATCCCGAGCAGTGGGGCGAGTTGGCGAATTATAACCTGGGTGTCGCACTGGGCCGCGAGGGCGATGCTGTGGCGGCCCAGACTTATCTCAACCGCGTGGTTTCCACGCCGCTGCGCGTCAACCCCGAGCAACAAAAAATCCAGCGCGCACTGCGCGACCGCGCCTACACCGCCAGCGGCTATGTTCATATCCAGCAAGGCGAGTACGACAAGGCCGTAGCGCAATTCCAGAAAGTGCGTCTGTCCGGCCCCTATTCCGACCGCGCGTTGTTGGGTTTGGGTTGGGCCTATGCCTCGAAACAGGATTGGCCCAACGCGCTCTCGCCCTGGCAGAAACTGGCCAACGGCTCATTGCAGCAGGCCAGTGTATTGGAAAGCCTGATGGCAGTGCCCTGGGCCTACGAGCAGCTGGGTGCCGATGTGGATGCCCTGGCCGCCTATGAAGGCGCGGAACAGGTGTTCATGGGTGAATTGCAGAAAGTGGAAGCCATCCGCCAGCAACTCAGTCAGCAATTGTTGCTGAACAGCATCCGCCAGAGTGACACCCGCGGCAACCAGAGCTGGTTCGCGCTCGACCTGGATCAGGCGTTGCAGCCGGAAGTAGCTTTTTTAGGCGAAGTGTTCGCCCGCAATGATTTTCAGACCCGGGTTCAGGCCATCCGCGATCTGCTGTTTTTGCAGAGCACACTGGCAGACTGGCAACAGAAGCTTGGCATCTATGCCGACCTGTTGGTCCAGCGGGGCCAGGTGCGCACCGAAAAACTCGCGCGCATGAATGAACAAGGCAAGTTGCAACAGGAAGCCGCGCTGCGCGACGAAAAATCCCGCTTGGCGGCCTGGCTGTTCAGCGTGGAAAAAAACCGCGACTACCTGGCCCTGCTGACCGATGAAGATGCCATCGACAATCTGGAGATTGTGGACGGCGCGTTGGAAAACCTCGCAGCCCTGAATGAAGACGACGACTACGAAGAAGAACTGCGACAGCTGAATTTTTATCGCGGCATCCTGTTGTGGAACGCACAGGAATCTTTTTCCGCCAATTTGTGGGAGCAAAAGCGCTCTTTGCAGTTGCTGGATAAGGAACTGGAAAATCTGGCGTCTAACCAGATGTCGTTGCAAAAGGCCATTGACGAAGCGCCGGAAATCCTGCCTTACCAGCAGCGTATGGGGCTGCTCGATCAGCGCATTGCCGCTGAATCGGTTGCATTGGAACAGCAGCTGGCGTCGGAAGAAGCCGCACTGCGTGCGCAGCTGGATCAGGCCCTCAATGACCACAAAGTACGGGTGAAAAATTATCTGGCGCGTGCACGTCTGTCGATTGCGCGTCTCTACGATGAGCGGTTAAAGCAGTGA
- the gspK gene encoding type II secretion system minor pseudopilin GspK — translation MKPSRQQGAVLIMALLIVALVATLAVSYAGDMLLMQARAENRVLGAQQNAYMDGAIALASFVLEDDAKNGQVDHADEDWTNGQMFPIEGGVLYGTLEDAQSKINLNGLSKQLNSNSNPNDPNRFDVRQRRFLRFLQTFDGSQVKNPPPDTQPLVIDQNLAIAITEAVVDWLDDDDNASGFGGAESLQYQQEGVTWVPPNGEMQSLEELKLIRHITPEIYEAIKPYLVVLPSNADLNINTLEFEKHGPIIQALNQENSIVPLALQDVQGFDGWRTGMPDGYFSSGADLANQPDMNALLSGGTMNPDGLAISTAYFWLNVEVELGNRTSNRRILLNRDQGTIKVLAQYSSGQATSIQALASQTRPDEDSDSAEDKNDDNRRSVPDEGRDNSEQKRR, via the coding sequence ATGAAACCATCCCGGCAACAGGGTGCAGTGTTGATTATGGCGCTGCTGATCGTGGCGCTGGTGGCCACATTGGCGGTGAGTTACGCCGGCGATATGTTGCTGATGCAGGCGCGCGCCGAAAACCGGGTGCTTGGTGCCCAACAAAATGCCTACATGGATGGTGCGATTGCGTTGGCCAGCTTTGTGCTCGAAGACGATGCCAAAAACGGCCAAGTCGATCATGCGGATGAAGACTGGACCAACGGTCAGATGTTTCCCATCGAGGGCGGTGTGCTTTACGGGACCTTGGAAGATGCCCAGAGCAAAATCAATCTCAATGGACTGAGTAAACAATTAAACAGTAATAGTAATCCCAACGACCCCAATCGGTTCGATGTACGTCAGCGCCGGTTTTTACGGTTTTTGCAAACCTTCGATGGCAGTCAGGTGAAAAATCCACCTCCGGATACGCAACCGTTGGTCATAGATCAGAACCTGGCCATCGCCATTACCGAGGCGGTGGTGGATTGGCTGGATGATGATGACAATGCTTCGGGGTTTGGGGGCGCGGAATCACTGCAATACCAGCAGGAAGGGGTGACGTGGGTGCCGCCCAATGGCGAGATGCAATCCCTGGAGGAACTGAAGCTGATTCGCCATATCACGCCGGAAATTTATGAGGCAATTAAGCCTTATTTAGTGGTGTTGCCCAGTAACGCTGATTTGAATATCAATACACTGGAATTTGAGAAGCACGGGCCCATCATTCAGGCTCTGAATCAGGAAAACAGTATTGTGCCTTTGGCGCTGCAGGATGTGCAGGGCTTTGATGGTTGGCGCACGGGTATGCCCGACGGCTATTTCAGTAGCGGTGCTGATCTGGCGAACCAGCCCGATATGAATGCGCTGTTAAGTGGAGGCACTATGAACCCTGACGGTTTGGCGATCAGTACGGCTTACTTCTGGCTGAATGTAGAAGTCGAATTGGGAAACCGCACCAGCAACCGGCGTATACTACTGAACCGGGATCAGGGTACGATCAAAGTATTGGCTCAATACAGCTCCGGTCAGGCCACCTCCATCCAGGCGTTGGCGAGTCAGACCCGGCCGGATGAAGACAGCGACAGCGCTGAAGATAAGAACGACGACAATCGACGATCCGTGCCGGATGAGGGCAGGGACAACAGCGAACAGAAAAGACGATGA